The following are encoded in a window of Diorhabda sublineata isolate icDioSubl1.1 chromosome 5, icDioSubl1.1, whole genome shotgun sequence genomic DNA:
- the LOC130444708 gene encoding uncharacterized protein LOC130444708 translates to MNCYVGVEFQNNGGISLVHSAWLTPLKREVFWPPKQTTGNFIKLLKSGQEPPQDNSWKLHQIKRIFFQTDDYKIAEKKIKKAEITSDLTTDAEESAIISPRRKIRPKKFSTDDEQEEVLSSSEDDFPKNKKPLPRPKPIIRKSITNILSDYSGPIQTFPLASAGQSQRSFEDSDSTNQLYYLPPQHSAKDTQLTKSSGQIIRGSASNQSFCQAAVSNSSPYNPSTSKATDVQSNIRAVVESNGANTQDDVITLLKTIREQNNQILQWIRKQDRSGNHASNTDLPDDIGVQFPLNSQEDITKLETYLSEKNNCLALSAYLSTFGGRDFTGHTNRILNFLFTYSLATNWNFCGKRGEKKAFKNLNVKDVIIGAVRKSSPLVSQKEIEDTIKVWLKHAPEKLKKQQHGNP, encoded by the exons ATGAATTGTTACGTTGGCGTTGAATTCCAGAACAATGGTGGAATTTCTCTTGTTCACTCTGCCTGGTTAACACCGCTTAAACGAGAAGTCTTTTGGCCGCCAAAACAGACAACcggaaattttataaaattattaaaatctggACAAGAGCCTCCCCAGGATAACAGCTGGAAACTTCACCAAATTAAGCGAATTTTTTTCCAGACTG ACGACTATAAGATTgcggagaaaaaaattaaaaaggctGAAATTACCTCAGATTTAACTACAGATGCTGAGGAATCAGCAATTATTTCACCTCGAAGGAAAATACGTCCAAAGAAATTTTCCACTGATGATGAGCAGGAAGAAGTGCTGTCATCATCAGAAgatgattttccaaaaaacaagaaacctCTACCTAGACCAAAACCAATAATACGGAAGTCTATTACAAACATATTATCTG ATTATTCTGGCCCAATTCAAACTTTTCCATTAGCTTCAGCTGGACAATCGCAAAGGTCGTTTGAGGATAGTGATTCTACAAATCAACTTTATTATTTGCCACCTCAACATTCAGCAAAAGATACTCAATTGACTAAATCTTCAGGACAAATTATTAGag GTTCTGCGTCAAATCAGTCATTTTGCCAGGCTGCTGTTTCGAACTCGTCACCATATAATCCGTCAACTAGTAAAGCAACTGATGTACAGAGCAACATCAGAGCTGTAGTGGAAAGTAATGGag CAAACACTCAAGATGATGTAATCACTTTATTGAAGACCATTAGAGAACAgaacaatcaaattttgcagTGGATCCGAAAACAAGATCGCAGTGGCAATCACGCCAGTAATACAGATTTACCAGATGATATAGGCGTACAGTTTCCTTTGAATTCTCAAGAGGATATTACCAAATTGGAAACATACctgagtgaaaaaaataattgcctgGCTTTG TCGGCATATCTATCGACTTTTGGAGGGAGAGATTTTACTGGACATACAAAccgcattttaaattttttgttcacttaTTCTCTTGCAactaattggaatttttgtgGCAAACGAGGTGAGAAAAAGGCTTTTAAAAACTTAAACGTAAAGGATGTGATTATTG gTGCTGTAAGAAAAAGCTCCCCTCTAGTCAGTcagaaagaaatagaagatacCATCAAGGTGTGGTTGAAACATGCAccagagaaattgaaaaagcagCAGCATGGCAACCcgtaa